Proteins encoded in a region of the Rhizobium sp. CC-YZS058 genome:
- a CDS encoding cyclopropane-fatty-acyl-phospholipid synthase family protein produces MSSADAFCSSESKIERLSKDNVTRYMAGLPAKAQMVLKGLVHMEAGTLALTLPDRRTVLIKGRLPGPAAEATLHNWNLPQRALTGGTIGVAESYMDGDWESPDVGTFLELFLVNAELGRRFPNGARGVLRFVEKLRHWRNANTKAGSKRNISAHYDLGNAFYSLWLDPSMTYSSALYANGAKDLEDAQRAKYQALAQAAQIGPGDHVLEIGCGWGGFAEYAASEIGCRVTGLTISREQLDFARARMQSKGLSDKVDIKFQDYRDETGLYDRIVSIEMFEAVGEKYWSTYFSQVRRCLKPGGRAGLQIITIKPESYRDYRANPDFIQKYVFPGGMLPTRDHLTDLGRKAGLAMVGDLGFGLDYARTLAEWRLRFWKVWDKIEPLGFDLRFRRLWEFYLFYCEAGFRARNIDVRQVVYE; encoded by the coding sequence ATGAGTTCAGCGGACGCCTTTTGCAGCAGTGAGTCGAAGATCGAGCGGCTCTCCAAGGACAATGTGACCCGCTACATGGCGGGCCTGCCCGCCAAGGCGCAGATGGTTTTGAAGGGCCTCGTTCACATGGAAGCGGGCACCTTGGCGCTGACGCTTCCCGACCGCCGCACCGTGCTGATCAAGGGCCGCCTTCCGGGGCCTGCGGCCGAAGCGACGCTTCACAACTGGAACCTGCCGCAGCGGGCGTTGACCGGGGGCACCATCGGCGTCGCCGAAAGCTATATGGACGGCGACTGGGAAAGCCCGGACGTCGGCACGTTTCTGGAACTCTTTCTGGTGAATGCCGAGCTCGGCCGCCGCTTCCCGAACGGTGCCCGCGGCGTCCTTCGCTTCGTCGAAAAGCTCCGCCATTGGCGCAATGCCAATACCAAGGCCGGATCGAAGCGCAACATCTCCGCCCATTACGACCTCGGCAACGCCTTCTATTCCTTGTGGCTCGATCCCTCGATGACCTATTCCTCCGCGCTTTATGCCAACGGGGCCAAGGATCTGGAGGACGCGCAGCGGGCCAAGTATCAGGCGCTGGCGCAGGCGGCGCAGATCGGTCCGGGCGATCATGTGCTCGAGATCGGCTGCGGCTGGGGCGGCTTTGCCGAATATGCGGCAAGCGAGATCGGCTGCCGGGTGACGGGTCTGACGATCAGCCGCGAACAGCTGGACTTTGCCCGGGCCCGCATGCAGAGCAAGGGCCTCTCCGACAAGGTGGACATCAAGTTCCAGGATTACCGGGACGAGACCGGCCTCTACGACCGGATCGTCTCGATCGAAATGTTCGAGGCTGTCGGCGAGAAATATTGGTCGACCTATTTCTCGCAGGTTCGCCGCTGCCTGAAGCCGGGCGGGCGTGCCGGTCTGCAGATCATCACCATCAAGCCGGAATCCTACCGCGACTACCGCGCCAATCCGGATTTCATCCAGAAATATGTCTTCCCCGGCGGCATGCTGCCCACGCGCGATCATTTGACGGATCTCGGCCGCAAGGCAGGCCTCGCCATGGTCGGCGATCTGGGCTTCGGTCTCGACTATGCCCGCACGCTTGCCGAATGGCGTCTGCGCTTCTGGAAGGTGTGGGACAAGATCGAGCCGCTCGGCTTCGATCTGCGCTTCCGGCGTCTCTGGGAGTTCTACCTGTTCTATTGCGAGGCCGGCTTCCGCGCCCGCAACATCGATGTGCGGCAGGTCGTCTACGAATAG
- a CDS encoding MFS transporter, with protein MTTSPAPHRRTAADPAPAAALPRRTAFFYCLPAAPLAALGLPLYTLVPTYYTETLGVPIAAAGWVVLLIRLVDALSDPLVGALADGIRPSFGRRRLLFLCALPIAALAALMLYWPGDGAGAGYLLLWGSVASLGFTLAMVPYSAWGAELVSDYHGRTALSALREGATLVGTLIAIVLPFAIGFEALGFSGLAVLGLSVSVALLLLGGLTVLRVPEPDDRTKVRLGLLPGLRFLAANRPFRRLVAAYLANGLANGIPATLFLFFVSARLDLPEMRGPLLFLYFLCAIAGVPLATVAARRWGKHRAWCLAMSAACAIFALAPLLPPGSLYGFGAITLMTGVLLGFDLALPPSIQADVIDADTAATGAQRSGLYFAAWGLATKLALALGAGIVFPLLSAAGFDPARGAGNSESSLFTLAAIYAWLPVALKLVAVALMWNFPLDERMQRDLRQSIGRGSPRP; from the coding sequence ATGACCACGTCCCCTGCTCCCCATCGTCGCACGGCGGCCGACCCAGCCCCGGCGGCCGCCCTGCCTCGGCGGACGGCGTTTTTCTATTGCCTCCCCGCCGCGCCGCTCGCAGCCCTCGGCCTGCCGCTCTACACGCTGGTGCCGACCTATTATACCGAGACGCTGGGCGTGCCGATCGCCGCGGCCGGATGGGTGGTGCTGTTGATCCGCCTGGTCGATGCCCTGTCCGACCCGCTGGTCGGGGCTCTGGCGGATGGCATCCGGCCGTCCTTCGGGCGGCGCCGCCTGCTCTTTCTCTGCGCCTTGCCGATCGCGGCTCTCGCGGCGCTCATGCTCTACTGGCCGGGTGACGGCGCCGGGGCCGGCTATCTGCTGCTCTGGGGATCGGTCGCCTCGCTCGGCTTCACTCTTGCCATGGTGCCCTACTCCGCCTGGGGCGCAGAACTCGTCAGCGACTATCATGGACGCACGGCTCTCTCCGCCCTGCGCGAGGGGGCGACGCTGGTGGGCACGCTGATCGCCATCGTCCTTCCCTTCGCCATCGGCTTCGAAGCGCTGGGCTTCTCGGGACTGGCGGTTCTGGGCCTTTCCGTCAGTGTCGCTCTGCTGCTGCTGGGAGGGCTCACGGTCCTGCGGGTTCCCGAGCCCGATGATCGGACAAAAGTGCGCCTCGGGCTGCTGCCGGGCCTGCGGTTCCTCGCCGCCAACCGGCCGTTCCGCAGGCTCGTTGCTGCCTACCTCGCCAACGGGCTTGCCAATGGCATTCCGGCCACGCTGTTCCTGTTCTTCGTGTCGGCGCGTCTCGATCTTCCGGAGATGCGGGGGCCGCTGCTGTTTCTCTATTTTCTCTGCGCCATCGCCGGCGTGCCACTGGCAACGGTCGCGGCGCGCCGGTGGGGCAAGCACCGCGCCTGGTGTCTGGCCATGTCTGCCGCCTGCGCAATCTTCGCGCTCGCGCCGCTGCTGCCGCCCGGCAGTCTCTACGGCTTCGGGGCGATCACCCTGATGACCGGCGTGTTGCTGGGCTTCGATCTCGCGCTGCCGCCTTCGATTCAGGCGGATGTGATCGACGCTGATACGGCCGCGACCGGCGCCCAGCGCAGCGGTCTCTATTTCGCGGCCTGGGGGCTTGCCACCAAGCTCGCGCTCGCGCTCGGCGCCGGCATCGTCTTCCCGCTGCTCTCTGCAGCCGGTTTCGATCCGGCACGGGGGGCGGGAAACAGCGAAAGCAGCCTGTTCACGCTGGCGGCCATCTATGCCTGGCTGCCGGTCGCTCTCAAGCTGGTCGCCGTTGCGTTGATGTGGAATTTCCCGCTGGACGAACGCATGCAGCGCGACCTGCGCCAGAGCATCGGCAGAGGGTCGCCGCGGCCATGA